The Halostagnicola kamekurae sequence GTCGAACGCGCTTCGAATCGAGGGCTCCGACCGCACCCGCGGGACGTGCGAGACAACGGTTAGTGAGGCGACTCGAGTCGGTCTTTCGTTCGCCCGTGTCGGATCCGGAACATCGGCTCGAACCCGATCCGGGAGAACGGCGTGACCGCGTCGCCGACGACGCCGAACGGAAGCGCGTACTCGACGTGATCGCGGAGGATCGTCTCGTCGCCGTCCGCGTGGAACGAGTGGGTATGGACCCAGGTTTCGAACGGGCCGTCGATCATCTCGTCCCGGAAGTACGCGCTGCCGTCGGACCGTTCCCGCGCCGTGATGACCGACCGCCACCGCTGTCTCGGACCGACACCGAACGGGCGTATCGAAAGCGAGACGCCGGTCCCGGCGGCGAGCACCGGCGGATCGCGGTCGCCGTCGGGGCCGACCACGGACTCGACGCGCAGGTTCAACCAGTCGGGCGTGAGCGCCTCGAGTCCCGAAATCGACGAGTGAAACTCCCACACGTCCTCGAGCGGCGCCCGAACTCGCGTCTCTCGCTGGTAGGTAGCCATGGGCGGATACACGCCCTCGAGCGGGAAAAGTACGAAGCCGCCGTTCGTCGGGTCCGGTCGGCGATTACTTCAACCGTTCCTGGAGGAAAGATGGATGTGCCGCCGTGACGCCGTCTATCTCGAGGATTTCGTCGGAAATGAGTTCGCCGAGCGAGTCGCCGTCCTCGGCTCGAACCTCCGCCATCAGCATGTGATCGCCGCTCGAACTGTAGAGCGCTTCGACCTTCTGGAGGGATTTGAGCGCGTTCGTCGCCTCGACGTATCGCTCGCTGGCGACGTCGATCCCGACGAGTGCGATCGTTTGGCTCGAGAGCTTCTTCGGATCGATATCCGCAGAGTAGCCGATAATGACGCCTTCTTCTTCGAGTTGTTTGATGTATTTTCGAACGGTTGGTTTCGAGACGTCCGCCCGATCGGCGATGTCGGCGTAGGACGCCTGCGCATCCTCCTCGAGAACCTCGAGGATGCGATCTTGCGTTGCCTGAGTGCTCATACCAGTATGTTTTGCTGGCGCAGAAAAATATCTTTTGTATCTGGAAACGACGGATCGTTGATGAACGCCGGTCCGAAACTGCCGCTCCGCCGGTGAGCGCGACACGTCTCGTCACCGCCGGATCACGGACTCGAGGCGACGAGTGAGTCGACACCGAGGCCGGGCGACCGTGGAACTTATTCGGCCGGTGACCGCAGAACACCCAATGATCGACTACAATCTGATCAGCGGGCTGGTCTGGCTCGCCTGTGGCGCGGCGATTCTCTATCTCGGCTACCTGATCGCCGTTCGAGGCCGCGTCGACCTCCACTCGGCGTACGAGGAGTCGGTCGATCCGGCCTACGCCTCGCGGTGGGCCGGCGGCACCGCCGTTCTCATGGGCGTGATCGTCGTCCTGTACGGACTTCGAGAACTAGCGTACGGCTTTCATCCGTACGCCCTCGGCGGACTGGTCGGATCCCTTCTGGTTCTCAGTCACGTCTCGAAGCTGTTCGCCCGCGGGTACGGCCCTCGAGGAAAGCGGAGGACCGAATCGGATGGCTGAACACGTTTTCGAGAGGACCGATCGATCGCGCCGCGAGGCGGTTCCAACTCGAATCCGATGAAATAATAGCCTCCACGAGAAAGTCATTTCGCATGAGACTGCCTCGCACCGCATTGGGTTTCATCATTCTCGCTCTCGTGGTGCCGACGGCTGGCTGTGTCGGTTTCGTCGATGGGGCTGCGGAATCGGGAACCGAGGTCCGTCAGGAACTCTCGAAAGCGGAGCCGCCCGAGACCCTCTCGGCGACGGTCGAAACGACGACGACCACGACCACTCCGAACGGCTCCGACACCCGAACGATAACCGAGTCCGTCTGGCTCCGCGAGACTGGCGAGAGCCGAACCGAAGGCGGCGGTGAGCGATCGGGTGACGAGGACGGCGGTTACGTCGTCGTCGACGACGGCGATACGGTCTGGCATCAGGAGTCCGGATCGGTCACGAGCTACGAAAGCCAGAACAACGATACCAGTCGACTCGAGCGGATCTACGCGGAACAGGAACGATACTTCGAGCGGTTCGACGTCCAATCGGTCGATGAGACGACCGTCGACGGCCGACGGGCCCACCGGGTCGTCTTCGAACCGCACCAGAACGAGACGGTCGAGCGCTCGATCGACGTCATGGTCGATGAGACGACCTATCGGATTCCGCTCGAGACGGAACTCCAGGCCGTCGACGACGACCAGCCGAACGAAATCGAGATCGTCTTCGACGCGGAGACGATGTTCCCGCTCCAGTTCGAGATGGTCTCCGATCGGGTCGAGTTTAGCGTCACGTACCGAGACGTTTCGTTCAACGACGAACTCGAGGACGATCTCTTCGAGTTCGAACCGCCGGCCGATTCCGAGTCGGAGGGGATCACGCTCCCGGAGATCACGGAGTACGACACTG is a genomic window containing:
- a CDS encoding SRPBCC family protein yields the protein MATYQRETRVRAPLEDVWEFHSSISGLEALTPDWLNLRVESVVGPDGDRDPPVLAAGTGVSLSIRPFGVGPRQRWRSVITARERSDGSAYFRDEMIDGPFETWVHTHSFHADGDETILRDHVEYALPFGVVGDAVTPFSRIGFEPMFRIRHGRTKDRLESPH
- the lrpA1 gene encoding HTH-type transcriptional regulator LrpA1; translated protein: MSTQATQDRILEVLEEDAQASYADIADRADVSKPTVRKYIKQLEEEGVIIGYSADIDPKKLSSQTIALVGIDVASERYVEATNALKSLQKVEALYSSSGDHMLMAEVRAEDGDSLGELISDEILEIDGVTAAHPSFLQERLK
- a CDS encoding outer membrane lipoprotein-sorting protein, coding for MRLPRTALGFIILALVVPTAGCVGFVDGAAESGTEVRQELSKAEPPETLSATVETTTTTTTPNGSDTRTITESVWLRETGESRTEGGGERSGDEDGGYVVVDDGDTVWHQESGSVTSYESQNNDTSRLERIYAEQERYFERFDVQSVDETTVDGRRAHRVVFEPHQNETVERSIDVMVDETTYRIPLETELQAVDDDQPNEIEIVFDAETMFPLQFEMVSDRVEFSVTYRDVSFNDELEDDLFEFEPPADSESEGITLPEITEYDTVEAANESVYFTVSAPDADTLPSGFDLESVTRTVYLKEDRTQVTQSYRDDEDRSVRVAIGDGPRAIPVEGSPASVNGADATLGETEHGTELEWEHDGHYYHVFADADLEEETVLEIAQSLHA